In one window of Drosophila innubila isolate TH190305 chromosome 2L unlocalized genomic scaffold, UK_Dinn_1.0 4_B_2L, whole genome shotgun sequence DNA:
- the LOC117780013 gene encoding uncharacterized protein LOC117780013 produces the protein MQKDNISNMDLQQFLCMQRKQLEQDRQRLSAASNCTKSNNINKANTQSSCPAALLMQMDNFVPVQCQRMANSSGGCNEPATASSSALATATANQSDDLQLELEEPEQEQGQGLLDEKASTSLIKSAKEFVNQRELLVGSARQYKSPNASYRNSESERPQSENRLPIRRHREADDMEQWVTDTFYSYFPGFNNENQKRQNYLRERQRENQQNFLKHQMLHPPATKQRRQVKLSQPPLEELQTARSTQSTSTSTSNSRTDKTDLELIVNSNPNFVPPKARTGTTRQQLLQDLGHVELSNIVTGDGIMERNMRSAELETARKKDYQRDLMQQIEDKRRSIEILREKERRQEEALTRRLEAQLKTIHLEEQLEKQRQRAEKARMDSEHNRLMREQLLAKLESDAQLLQAKEHNNLAGSVRMGNAKADKNDNNDNSSKDNYTNTNKVYKYFSNSARHEYRRGQPLPAGVELDFELPEMAKIERECFHLCEKICPLCDEPLRSYESCCLRCQRKLALKIKQKRQPSDEGAPHDEKTNEAADAVDHNCQNSFAMVCLKCERLYALCSQCLDKSDVCRACQRERNVCMNCRRNLCSFCLEEIACGKDTERTHVNEQDHEQKQQSDDAFRVLELNYIVPSSAQETTASNPVDADSPPYSFNISPNSVFHDDYKSTPVKPLLIDQLPIASGSANNSFELDSTDEQAMERVRRQTDKRLSRYLKNYGDLASKHQQQQQLRSKSESRHRGTQTTPLSLGRRDVVLHEIPTQNLSMPLLREMPKMTRKGTGSTYTDSSQRKMDNLKKRWEVPAVQKFTVSTSSPKILTQVGAIRKQLQAARFFDDVQDEMDEDY, from the exons atgcaaaaag ATAACATTTCGAACATGGATTTGCAGCAGTTTTTGTGTATGCAGCGCAAGCAGCTGGAACAGGACCGTCAGCGGCTCAGTGCAGCTAGTAATTGCACGAAAAGCAATAACATAAACAAAGCCAATACACAATCGTCCTGTCCGGCGGCCCTATTAATGCAAATGGATAACTTTGTACCCGTGCAATGTCAGCGCATGGCCAACAGCAGCGGTGGGTGCAATGAACCCGCAACAGCGTCGTCTTCTGCcttggcaacggcaacggccaACCAAAGCGACGACCtgcaactggaactggagGAGCCGGAGCAGGAGCAGGGGCAGGGGTTGCTGGATGAAAAGGCCAGCACATCGCTGATTAAATCGGCCAAGGAATTTGTGAATCAACGTGAGCTGCTCGTTGGCAGTGCGCGACAATACAAATCGCCAAATGCGTCGTATCGCAATTCGGAAAGCGAGCGACCCCAAAGCGAGAATCGCTTGCCAATTAGGCGGCACAGAGAGGCG GATGATATGGAGCAATGGGTTACGGACACATTTTATTCGTATTTTCCCGGCTTTAACAATGAAAATCAGAAACGACAGAATTATTTGCGTGAGCGACAGCGCGAGAATCAGCAGAACTTTCTTAAGCACCAG ATGCTACATCCGCCGGCGACGAAGCAGCGACGTCAGGTGAAGCTGTCCCAGCCTCCGCTGGAGGAGTTGCAAACGGCGCGCTCGACTCAATCCACAAGCACAAGCACGTCGAACAGCAGAACGGATAAGACTGACCTagaattaattgtaaatagtAATCCCAACTTCGTGCCCCCCAAAGCTCGGACTGGCACCACACGACAACAGCTGCTCCAAGACCTGGGTCACGTGGAGCTCTCCAATATTGTCACTGGCGATGGCATCATGGAGCGCAATATGCGCAGTGCTGAACTGGAAACGGCGCGCAAAAAGGACTATCAACGGGACCTAATGCAACAGATAGAGGATAAACGTCGCTCCATAGAAATTCTTAGAGAAAAGGAGCGCAGGCAGGAGGAGGCCCTGACCAG ACGCTTGGAAGCACAGTTGAAAACAATACATTTAGAAGAGCAGCTGGagaagcagcggcagcgggcTGAAAAG GCACGTATGGACTCGGAGCACAATCGATTGATGCGGGAACAGCTTCTGGCAAAGCTGGAGTCGGATGCGCAGTTGTTGCAAGCCAAGGAACACAATAATTTAGCCGGATCCGTTAGGATGGGAAATGCTAAAGCTGATAAAAACGATAACAACGACAATTCCAGCAAAGACAACTATACAAACACCAACAAGGTGTACAAATACTTCAGCAATTCGGCACGTCACGAATATCGGCGAGGTCAGCCGCTGCCGGCGGGCGTAGAGCTTGATTTTGAGCTGCCGGAAATGGCGAAAATTGAACGCGAGTGCTTCCATTTGTGCGAAAAGATATGTCCGCTCTGCGATGAGCCGCTAAGGAGCTATGAGAGCTGCTGTCTGCGCTGCCAGCGTAAATTAGCGCTTAAAATTAAGCAGAAGCGTCAGCCCAGCGATGAAGGAGCCCCTCACGACGAGAAGACGAATGAAGCTGCGGATGCAGTTGACCATAATTGCCAAAACAGCTTTGCGATGGTTTGCCTAAAGTGTGAACGTCTCTATGCACTTTGTAGCCAATGTCTGGACAAGAGCGATGTGTGTCGTGCGTGTCAGCGGGAGCGAAATGTGTGCATGAACTGTCGCCGAAACCTCTGCTCGTTTTGTCTTGAGGAAATTGCCTGTGGCAAGGATACTGAACGTACTCATGTAAATGAGCAAGATCATGAACAAAAACAGCAATCGGATGATGCCTTTCGGGTACTGGAACTAAATTACATTGTGCCATCGTCGGCACAAGAAACGACTGCCTCGAATCCAGTTGACGCTGACTCGCCTCCATACTCTTTCAACATTTCACCCAACTCTGTGTTCCATGACGATTACAAGTCCACTCCAGTGAAGCCACTGTTGATCGATCAACTGCCCATCGCATCGGGCAGTGCGAACAATAGCTTCGAGCTGGACAGCACCGATGAGCAAGCCATGGAACGCGTGCGCCGTCAGACGGATAAGCGTCTGTCTCGCTATCTCAAGAACTATGGGGATTTGGCGTCcaagcatcaacagcaacagcaactgcgcAGCAAAAGTGAATCGCGTCATCGCGGAACACAAACGACGCCACTATCTTTAGGTAGGCGGGATGTAGTGCTACACGAGATACCCACACAAAATCTATCGATGCCATTGTTGCGGGAAATGCCAAAGATGACGCGCAAAGGGACGGGATCCACTTATACCGACAGCAGTCAACGAAAAATGGATAATCTCAAGAAACGCTGGGAG GTGCCTGCGGTGCAAAAGTTTACCGTGTCAACGTCGTCGCCTAAAATACTGACTCAAGTGGGCGCTATACGTAAACAACTGCAGGCTGCGCGATTCTTTGACGATGTCCAGGACGAGATGGACGAAGATTACTGA